In Spirochaeta thermophila DSM 6578, the DNA window AAATGCATGTCACACAAGGGAGGCGAGAGATGGACTTCGTACCGGTCTCACTCGAACACCTTTCGTTCAACCCCTTCACCAGTACGGCCGAACGATGGTTCCTCCTCACGGCAGGCAGCCGGGACACATGGAACACCATGACGTGCAGCTGGGGAACCTTCGGCACGCTCTGGCACAAATCCGTCTGCATGGTCTTCGTCCGACCCACGAGATACACACATCGCCTCATGGAAGAGAGCGAGACCTTCACCCTCTCCTTCCTCCCCGAGGAGCACAGACCCATCCTCCAGTTCTGCGGGAGCCACTCCGGACGGGACGTGGACAAGGCAGCGGCCACCGGTCTCGTACCGGTCGAGCTCTCCGCCGGCATCGGATTCGCCCAGGCCGATCTCGTCATCGAATGCAGGAAGATCGCCCGCTGGCCCATGCTCCCCGAGGGATTCCTCGACGCCGAGGCCATCGAGGTGTTCTACCCCAAGAAGGACTACCATACCATCTACGTGGGAGAGATCCTGGAGATCTGGGAAAAGCGCCAGGAGGAGGCCTGAGCCTCTCAAAAAGAGAAGGCCACCTCTCTGGAAGGCGGCCTTCTGTACCCGGAACACACGCCATGCGGAGCAACGCTCCGCATGTTTTTTATGCAATATACGTGCCAAACTTCAAAACATTGTGCTGCAATGACTTGAATTCCACCCCTCTCTCACGATATGGCTATATGGGTCGTAATGACACATTCCGGGCGACCCCGCCATGTCATTTTTACCCGCACTATTTCCGCCCTTCCTCTGGTTTTTTCACCGGGGAGCGATTATATTTTAGGAGGTGGAGGTCACGATGGAAGAACGGAGAAAAACCCCGCGTGTACGCATCACCAAAGAGATCACAGTCTCTCCGCTCGAGAGGGAGGTATTCCTCGAGGTGAAGGCCCTCGACCTGGGTGAAGGCGGCATGCGTCTCTTGAGTCCGGAGGAGTTCCCCGTCGGAACCACCCTGTTCTTCACCATGGAGGTGGAAACCGACGACGGGATCGTGGATATTCAGGGAGAAGGGAACGTCATACACGTGAAGCAGGCCCCTGCCGAAGGATACGAGATAGGCCTCACCTTCTCCTACCTGCCCGATCTGGAGAGGGAGAAGCTTCAGGAGCTCATGCTCCTCCAGCGATACAGCGCACCCTCCCCATAACCCTTTACACATCCTGCGAAATCTGGCATAGGTTGACCGACCCCTGCGAGAGGAGTGCTCACGGTGTACAAACTGTCGGCTTCGATACTCAACGCCAACTTCGCCCGACTGGGAGACGAGATACGCGAGGTGGAGGACCTCATAGACGAGCTCCACCTCGACGTGATGGACGGACACTATGTCGACAACATCTCCTTCGGTCTTCCCGTCATAGGGACGCTGAGGAAGGAGTTCTCCTCCCTCGTCTTCGATACCCACCTCATGATCAGCCATCCCGAACGATACTGGGAGGAATTCATAGAGGCGGGGAGCGACATCCTCGTGTTCCACTTGGAGGCCACCCCGAAGGCCTTCCTCATCCTCCAGCGCATCAAGGAGAAGGGAAGACTGGCCGGCATTTCTCTCAACCCCGCCACCGATGTACGCCTCCTGGAGCCTGTGAAGGACCTCCTCGACAGGGTGCTCATCATGACCGTGGAACCCGGGTTCGGAGGCCAGCGGTTCCTTACTCCCATGCTCAGAAAGATCGAACAGGCCCGGGAGATCCTCGGTGACAGGGTCGACATAGAGGTGGACGGGGGTATCAACCCGACGACCATCGTCGAGGCCAGATCCGCGGGAGCCACCACCTTCGTGGTGGGATCGTCGATCTTCCAGTCCGAGGACAAGCGGGGAGAGATCCTCCGTCTCCGCGAGGCCCTCGCCACCTGATCATTCCCCGAGGGTACGAACCTCTCCGGAAGGGAGCCCCACACAGACGGTGGGCCTGATTCGCGTGAAGAATCCGGTCTCGTACACCCCGGGGATGAGCCCGAGTCGTATCTCCATCTCCTCGGGATCCACGGGGGAAGGGAATCGGACGTCCACCAGGAGGTTGCCGTTGTCGGTCACGACCGGCCCCTGTTTCCCTGATCCGTGTCGGATCGTCCACTCCGCGCCCAGCGCCTCGAGGGCCTTGAGCACACAGGCCCTCGCTTCGGGGACCACCTCCACAGGAATGGGAAACCCCGTACCGATGTGGGGTACGAGCTTGCACTCCTCCACCACCACCACGAACCTCCGGGCATTGTAGGCCACCAGCTTCTCCCTGAAGAGGGCGCCGCCGCCTCCCTTCACCAGGTGGAGGGCGGGATCCACCTCGTCGGCCCCGTCGATGGCGAGGTCCACCTCCCCCCCTATCTCGGGGTCGTTGAGGGACCTCACCGGGATACCGAGCCGGTGCGCCTCCATCTCGCTCGCGAAGCTCGTCGCAACCCCCACGATGCCCGAGAGACGCCCCTCTCTCATGTGCTCCCCTATCCTCCGTATCGCCCACACCGCGGTCGAGCCCGTACCCAGCCCTACTCTCATGCCATCCTTCACATGGGTGTCCACCGCGTGGAATGCCACACGACGCTTCATCTCTTCTCTATCCACGACCTTCCCCCGAGTGAAATCTCAGAAGGCAGTATACGGGAATCTTCCCACCCCATCCAGTCCCGATACCTCCAGAGAGAAACGCCTCGATTGACAACTTCATGGGCTTCTTATAGTCTGACCCGGACAAAGAGTAAAGAGGCTCACGAGGAAAGGAGACGCCATGGAGACACACGTCATCGGATTTCCCCGCATAGGTGCCCGCAGGGAACTCAAGAAAGCAGTGGAGGCATACTGGAAAGGCGCTGCAGACCGGTCTTCGCTCGAAGACACGGGGAAGCGGCTCATGGAATATGCATGGAAGACCCAGAAGGAGGCGGGACTCTCACTGGTGACAGTGGGTGACTTCTCCTACTACGACCATATCCTCGACATGGCCCTCGCGCTCTCCCTCATCCCCTCGCGATTCAGGAAAGAGGACTACCCCCACGACCTCGACCTCTCCTTCGCCCTCGCGCGGGGCGACAGGGAGCGCAACATCCCGGCCCTCGACATGACCAAGTGGTTCGATACCAACTACCACTACATCGTACCTGAACTGGAAGACTCCTCGTCGATCCGACTCGCGGAACACACCCGGATCGAGGAACAGGTGCATCTCGCCCGGAGTCTCGGCTACCGGGTGAAGGCCACCCTCCCCGGCCCCCTCACCTTCCTCTCCCTCGCCCGCGAGACCGGGGAGCGCCCCAGATGGTCCTTCGCCGACGAGGTGGGTAAGGCCTATGCGACGCTGCTCTCCCGTCTCGCCCCGCACTGCGAGTGGATACAGATGGAGGAGCCGATCCTCGCCACCGACCTCTCCTCCCCCCAGAAGCAGGCATGGGCCTCGATCTACGCCCAGCTCTCCGACCACACGGAGAGGATCCTGGTGGCCTGCTACTTCGGGCCAGTGGGAGAGAACATCGAGCTCCTCCTCTCCTCCGGCGTACGGGGCATCCACCTCGACCTCACACGCGAGGGGGTCGAGGTCCTCTCCCGGATTCCCGAAGACAGGGTCGTCTCCCTCGGGGTGATAGACGGACGGAACGTCTGGCGTACCGACCTGGAGGCGGCGGCCCGGATAGTCGAACCGGAGGTGGCCCGAAGAGGAGAGGACAAGACGATGCTCTCCTCTTCCTGCTCGCTCCTCCATGTGCCCATCGACCTCGAGCTCGAGACAACACTCCCCGACTACATCAAGGAATGGCTCGCCTTCGCCGTGCAAAAGTGCAGGGAACTGAGTCTCCTCGCTCGTCACCTCACGAACGGAGAGACAGGTCCGGAATGGGAGAGCGCACGAAAGGCAGCCGAGGCGAGGAGACGGCATCCCGAGGTCATGATCCCCCGCGTGAGGGAACGCGTGGCATCCGTCACAGGTGCACAGCTCGCCCGCTCCCTTCCCTTTGCCGATCGCAAGGCCCTCCAGCAGGAGAAGCTGGGCCTTCCACTCTTTCCCACCACCACCATCGGCTCCTTCCCCCAGACCCCCGAGATCCGCAAGGTGAGAGCCCGGTTCAAGAGGGGGGAGATCTCGCGGGAGGAGTACGAGACCTATATGGAGGGCGAGATAGAGAGGGTCATCCGGGAACAGGAGGCCCTCGGCCTGGACGTCCTGGTGCACGGAGAGCCGGAACGGAACGATATGGTGGAGTACTTCGCAGAACTCCTGCCGGGCTACTGCACCACGACCAATGGGTGGGTGCAGAGCTATGGGACTCGATGCGTGAAGCCCCCCATCATCTACGGCGACGTCCACCGCTCCGAGCCCATGACCATTCGGTGGATCACCTACGCCCAGTCGCTCACCTCCCGGCCGGTGAAAGGCATGCTCACGGGGCCGGTCACCATGCTCAAGTGGAGTTTCGTCCGGGACGACATCCCCGCCCGGGACGTCGCGTTCCAGATCGCCCTCGCACTCAGGGACGAGGTGGCGGACCTCGAAGCTCAGGGCATCACCGTCATCCAGATAGACGAGCCCGCCATCAGGGAGGGGCTCCCCCTGAGGAGGACGCAGTGGGAGGAGTATCTCACCTGGGCCACCGACGCCTTCCGCCTCGCGAGCTCGGGGGCGGCCCCCGGCACACAGATCCACACCCACATGTGTTACAGCGATTTCGAGGACATCATCGAGTGGATCGCCCGGCTCGACGCCGACGTCATCAGCATAGAGGCCTCGCGGAGCGACATGCAGCTCCTCGAGGCGTTCCACCGCTTCGAATACCCCAACGACATCGGACCGGGTGTATACGACGTGCACAGTCCCAGGATCCCCGGCATCGAGGAGATGTACCGCCTCCTCAAGAAGGCCCTCGAGGTGATCGCCCCCGGGCAGCTCTGGGTGAACCCGGATTGCGGACTCAAGACCCGTGCCTGGGAGGAGGTGCGTCCCTCCCTCACCAACATGGTGGAAGCCGCTCGGAGACTCAGGAAGGAGTACGACGGGGGGAAATGAAAAACTTTCCTTGACAAATAACCCAAGCCCTTATATGGTAAAAGCATATACTCAACGGTGAGGGATTCCAAGTGGGACGACAGACAAAGAGCACGCTGCAGAACGGTATCCCTGCGATCTTCCAGAATCCTGAGGTCGAGGCCCTTCTTGCGAAAGGGAAGGATGTGATCATCCAGGTGGAAGAGGGGGAATTCCCCTACCCCGCCTACTTCTTCAGAGGGTTCCCCAAGGTGGTGGAACGTGAAGGTCTCTACCTCACCTCCACGGAACAGCGCATCATCGATCTCATCCGCGAGGCAGGGATGCACCCTGCCTCGCTTCCCGAGCTCCTCTTCCTGGGGGGGAGGACCACCCCGAGGCGGGAGGCCCAAGCGCTGGCCTTCCCCTCCCACGCCATCTGCTGCACCGCCACACGCCTCATAGACCACATACGGAGGGACAATCTCTCCCTCCAGCACATCAGGCGAGTCGTGATGGAATATCCGCGGGATGGAGAAACCGCGGAGATATTCAAGGCCGATGTGGAGTTCGTTCTCTCGAAGGTGCCTTCACACCCGCAGTGCATCGTCCTCTCCTCCGACCCGCAACGCGCAATCGCCGACCTCAAGGAGGTCCTCTCCCATCCGCAGATCGTGCCTCTCTCCAGCTGGAAAAAGAGCCGAACCGAAAAGGCGTGGTTCCCCCTGGAGGCCCCCGAACGGATGGCCGAGGCCGTCGCCGACCTCATCCTGAGTCATGACCTCAAGAAAGTGATCTGCTACGTGCCCGAGGCGCTCACCGAGAAGCTGAGACGGACATTCATCAGAACGCACATCTCCTTCTCTTCCATACTCCGGGATTCCTCGCCCGGGGCAGAGGATCGCGCACTCAAGAAGTTCAAGACCCTCGACGCCGAGGTGCTCCTCCTGGAAGCCCCTCGCCCCTTCCCCTCCCTCTACACGGCGAAGGCCGTGATCTTTGCCGGCGTCCCGG includes these proteins:
- a CDS encoding flavin reductase family protein, which produces MHVTQGRREMDFVPVSLEHLSFNPFTSTAERWFLLTAGSRDTWNTMTCSWGTFGTLWHKSVCMVFVRPTRYTHRLMEESETFTLSFLPEEHRPILQFCGSHSGRDVDKAAATGLVPVELSAGIGFAQADLVIECRKIARWPMLPEGFLDAEAIEVFYPKKDYHTIYVGEILEIWEKRQEEA
- a CDS encoding PilZ domain-containing protein — translated: MEERRKTPRVRITKEITVSPLEREVFLEVKALDLGEGGMRLLSPEEFPVGTTLFFTMEVETDDGIVDIQGEGNVIHVKQAPAEGYEIGLTFSYLPDLEREKLQELMLLQRYSAPSP
- the rpe gene encoding ribulose-phosphate 3-epimerase; the encoded protein is MYKLSASILNANFARLGDEIREVEDLIDELHLDVMDGHYVDNISFGLPVIGTLRKEFSSLVFDTHLMISHPERYWEEFIEAGSDILVFHLEATPKAFLILQRIKEKGRLAGISLNPATDVRLLEPVKDLLDRVLIMTVEPGFGGQRFLTPMLRKIEQAREILGDRVDIEVDGGINPTTIVEARSAGATTFVVGSSIFQSEDKRGEILRLREALAT
- the rpiA gene encoding ribose 5-phosphate isomerase A, encoding MKRRVAFHAVDTHVKDGMRVGLGTGSTAVWAIRRIGEHMREGRLSGIVGVATSFASEMEAHRLGIPVRSLNDPEIGGEVDLAIDGADEVDPALHLVKGGGGALFREKLVAYNARRFVVVVEECKLVPHIGTGFPIPVEVVPEARACVLKALEALGAEWTIRHGSGKQGPVVTDNGNLLVDVRFPSPVDPEEMEIRLGLIPGVYETGFFTRIRPTVCVGLPSGEVRTLGE
- the metE gene encoding 5-methyltetrahydropteroyltriglutamate--homocysteine S-methyltransferase, translating into METHVIGFPRIGARRELKKAVEAYWKGAADRSSLEDTGKRLMEYAWKTQKEAGLSLVTVGDFSYYDHILDMALALSLIPSRFRKEDYPHDLDLSFALARGDRERNIPALDMTKWFDTNYHYIVPELEDSSSIRLAEHTRIEEQVHLARSLGYRVKATLPGPLTFLSLARETGERPRWSFADEVGKAYATLLSRLAPHCEWIQMEEPILATDLSSPQKQAWASIYAQLSDHTERILVACYFGPVGENIELLLSSGVRGIHLDLTREGVEVLSRIPEDRVVSLGVIDGRNVWRTDLEAAARIVEPEVARRGEDKTMLSSSCSLLHVPIDLELETTLPDYIKEWLAFAVQKCRELSLLARHLTNGETGPEWESARKAAEARRRHPEVMIPRVRERVASVTGAQLARSLPFADRKALQQEKLGLPLFPTTTIGSFPQTPEIRKVRARFKRGEISREEYETYMEGEIERVIREQEALGLDVLVHGEPERNDMVEYFAELLPGYCTTTNGWVQSYGTRCVKPPIIYGDVHRSEPMTIRWITYAQSLTSRPVKGMLTGPVTMLKWSFVRDDIPARDVAFQIALALRDEVADLEAQGITVIQIDEPAIREGLPLRRTQWEEYLTWATDAFRLASSGAAPGTQIHTHMCYSDFEDIIEWIARLDADVISIEASRSDMQLLEAFHRFEYPNDIGPGVYDVHSPRIPGIEEMYRLLKKALEVIAPGQLWVNPDCGLKTRAWEEVRPSLTNMVEAARRLRKEYDGGK
- a CDS encoding DEAD/DEAH box helicase, with amino-acid sequence MGRQTKSTLQNGIPAIFQNPEVEALLAKGKDVIIQVEEGEFPYPAYFFRGFPKVVEREGLYLTSTEQRIIDLIREAGMHPASLPELLFLGGRTTPRREAQALAFPSHAICCTATRLIDHIRRDNLSLQHIRRVVMEYPRDGETAEIFKADVEFVLSKVPSHPQCIVLSSDPQRAIADLKEVLSHPQIVPLSSWKKSRTEKAWFPLEAPERMAEAVADLILSHDLKKVICYVPEALTEKLRRTFIRTHISFSSILRDSSPGAEDRALKKFKTLDAEVLLLEAPRPFPSLYTAKAVIFAGVPGPDIFLQGKRCLSEHIPLTHLFLLAPQTEEERIHELESRVGSIARREPPDEEAVAQGFLERVLECVDGQSPHVIEPYRKAFRKAVPFFRRADVAAYLVRNILSDSARSLLPMQDIFFSMGKNRKIFPEDLKELVLSVEGLTEEDIGEIRVLDNYSFVEVSEPFAEKVISTLNGTDFKGKRLTVNYGKRRSGR